The proteins below are encoded in one region of Labeo rohita strain BAU-BD-2019 chromosome 15, IGBB_LRoh.1.0, whole genome shotgun sequence:
- the serpinh1b gene encoding serpin H1b — protein sequence MLVSNLIALCLLAVAVSGEDKKLSPHATSMADTSANLAFNLYHNVAKEKDLDNILISPVVVASSLGMVAMGGKSSTASQVKSLLKADALKDDHLHTGLSELLTEVSDPQARNVTWKINNRLYGPSSVSFSDDFVKSSKKHYNYEHSKINFRDKRSAINSINEWAAKSTDGKLPEITKDVKNTDGAMIVNAMFFKPHWDEKFHHKMVDNRGFLVSRSHTISVPMMHRTGLYGFYEDTQNKLFVVSMPLAHKKSSMIFIMPYHVEPLERLEKLLTRQQLDTWVSKLEERAVAISLPKVSMEVSHDLQKHLAELGLTEAVDKSKADLSNISGKKDLYLANVFHASALEWDTEGNPFDTSIYGSEKIRNPKLFYADHPFIFLVKDNKTNSILFIGRLVRPKGDKMRDEL from the exons ATGTTGGTATCCAACCTCATTGCTCTGTGCCTTTTGGCTGTGGCCGTGTCCGGTGAGGACAAAAAGCTGAGTCCCCATGCAACCTCTATGGCAGACACCAGCGCTAACCTGGCCTTCAACCTCTACCACAATGTCGCCAAAGAAAAGGATCTCGACAACATCCTCATTTCTCCTGTGGTGGTGGCCTCCTCTCTGGGAATGGTAGCCATGGGCGGCAAATCCTCCACTGCGTCCCAGGTGAAGAGTCTCCTGAAGGCTGACGCCCTGAAGGATGACCATCTGCACACAGGCCTGTCCGAGCTTCTGACTGAGGTGAGCGACCCCCAGGCCCGCAACGTCACATGGAAGATCAACAACAGGCTGTACGGCCCGAGCTCTGTCAGCTTTTCCGACGACTTCGTCAAGAGCAGCAAGAAGCACTACAACTACGAACACTCGAAGATCAACTTCCGCGATAAGAGAAGCGCCATTAACTCCATCAATGAGTGGGCTGCCAAGTCAACTGACGGAAAGCTGCCAGAAATTACCAAGGATGTGAAAAACACAGATGGGGCTATGATTGTCAATGCTATGTTCTTTAAAC CTCACTGGGATGAGAAGTTCCACCACAAGATGGTTGACAACCGTGGTTTCCTGGTTTCCCGCTCTCACACGATTTCTGTTCCAATGATGCATCGCACAG GTCTCTACGGCTTCTATGAAGACACACAGAACAAGCTGTTTGTGGTCAGCATGCCTTTGGCACATAAGAAGTCCAGCATGATTTTCATCATGCCCTACCACGTGGAGCCTCTGGAAAGGCTGGAGAAACTGCTCACTCGCCAGCAGCTGGACACCTGGGTCAGCAAACTCGAGGAGAGAGCGGTCGCCATCTCCCTGCCTAAAGTTAGCATGGAAGTCAGCCATGACCTTCAG AAACATCTTGCAGAACTTGGTCTCACTGAAGCTGTGGACAAGTCTAAGGCAGACCTGTCCAACATTTCCGGCAAGAAAGATCTTTACCTCGCCAACGTCTTCCATGCCTCCGCCTTGGAGTGGGACACAGAGGGAAACCCATTTGACACCAGCATTTATGGCAGCGAGAAGATCAGGAACCCCAAGCTCTTCTACGCCGACCATCCCTTCATTTTCCTTGTGAAAGACAACAAGACCAACTCCATTCTTTTTATTGGCAGACTAGTTCGGCCTAAGGGTGATAAAATGAGAGACGAATTGTAG